The genomic segment AATACGCGGCGAGGAGGGCGCCGGCCGTCCCGTCCTCTTCCACTACGGCTCGAGTCAGGTCGGCGTTATAATTTGCGGCCACGCGAGCCGGGTCTTCCGCCAACCATCCGGCGGCGCGGAGTTCGCCGTCGTCCCGCGCTAATGCGCCGCGACGTTCCAGGTCTTCCGCCAAGAGCTCGAGCCGGCTGTACCCGAAACCCTCGACCGCCGCGGCCCGCGGCGCTTCCTCCTCCGCCACCTCCAGCAGCGGCGCCAGTTTCGCGAGCGCGCGCTTGGGGGTGGAGCCGCTCTGCGTCAGCGTTATGGGGTTTTTGATTACGTAGCACCAGCTCGAGACGGCGTCCCGGAACGCGGAGGGGGGCTCGAGGGTCGTGACTCGCGGCGGCGGCTCGGCGGCCGGGGCGGCGAATTGCTTGGCGGCCTCGTCGTGGACGTGCGGCAATATCTCCGCCGCCGGCCGGTACAGGCCGGTAGCGGCGTCGGGCAGCAGCAGGCCGCGCGTTACGGCGTCCTGAGGGGGGGCCGTGGCCCCGAAGCGGAAGAGGGTGGAGGGGCCGAGGACCGCCAGCAGTTTTTCGCAGGCCGCGGCGACGAAGAGGACCTCCGCCGCGTCCGCTTCGAGCTCGCGGACGAAACGCCGGACCGCTTTGCGGTCGGCGAGGCGCTCGGGGATGCTTGCGAGGAGGCGTGCCTTGGAGGTCAGCTCTTCGTGGAGGCCCACGTGTCCGGCGATGGCCGCGAGGTCTTCCAGCTCGAGGGCGGCGAGGCCGCTTTCGAGGGAGAGGGGTTCGGGAAGGCCGTCGAACATTTTACAATATTAGCACGCCCACTCCCGGGGGTCAAGGCCGGCGGGCGTACGGTCATCATTTGGGTTGACGCCGGCCCGGCCTGAGGTTATAGATATAGGAGTAGTCCGCGCAGGCGGAACGGTTTTGGATTCCGAATAATGCTATCTAAGGCGGAGAAGGAGTACGTCTCGAGCCGCGGCTACTGGACGCTCTTCAAGCCGCTGGCGCTCTTCTACCGGTACCAGCTCGAGCTGGCGTTGACGCGCGCGCTGCGCCGCGAGGGCGTCGCGCTGGAGGGGAAGCGGCTGCTCGAGGACGGCTGCGAACGCGGCAACCTGCTGCGGCTGCTTGTCGAGATGGGCGCGTCGCCCGGGCGTTGCGTCGGCCTGGACCGGGATATCGAGGCGCTTCGCGACGGCCGCGCCAAGACCGCGGCGGCGGTGCGCTTCGTCCGCGGCGACGCCGCGGCGCTGCCGTTCCGCGCCGGCGCCTTCGACGTCGTCTTCCAGTCGCTGTTGTTCTCGTCGCTGCCGCCGGGGGAGGCGCGGGAGCGCGCCGCCCGGGAGATAGGCCGGGTCCTGGCCGACGGCGGCGTCTTCGTCTGGTACGACTTCGTCGAGCGCGCGAAGGAGGGGCTCCCGCGGGGGCTCGAGCTGGGGGAAGTCCGCGAGCTTTTTCCCGGCTGGCGGCTCGCGACGTACAAGTTCGGCCTGCGCTTCCGCTGGGTCCACTTCCTCGTCAACAAGTGGCGCTGGCTCGCGGAGACGCTGGCCTCGCTCGGCGTCGCGCGCTCGCATTACGTGATAATAATGCGCCGCCCGTGAGGGGCGGCGCGATGCGGAGGGCGAGGGAATCGAACCCCCAAGGCCGTGAGGCCGGCGGATTTCAAATCCGCTGCCATACCGTTAGGCGAGCCCTCCGGGGACGTTTAATGATAACGGAAACGGGAGCCCGCGTCAAGGCGATGTTCGCGGGGGATGGCGATTTCGGCAACGAAGAAAGTGTTTGATTCGCGAACGGGTTCGGGTATATAATTTACTTAAGATGGCGAGGAAGGGAATATGGTTAATTTAGGATACAATCCAACCGGCGCGCCGTTCGCGGCAGCGGCGGTTTCGTTTTTCCGGGCTAAGTACAAACCCGGCCCGATGGCCTTCGGCGTGCCGTTCTGCGGCTGTAGCTTGGATGAGCCGATATTAAACTGGTAGGAGCTAATACAGCGGGCTAGGTTGAAGGGGTTTTTAAATGCGTTTAGTTTTTATATTGGCCGTAGTGCTGCCGTTAACGGCGGGGGCAGTCCCCGAAACGAAAGAACTAGACAGTTTATTAGAGATTAGGCACGTAAGTATAGACCGCGGAACGGACGAGTTCGCAAAGGAGTTGTTTTATCTTAGTTACCGGCAAAATCCTGTTTGGGTAGTTCCGAGGGCTTTAATAATGAAAGTACCAAAAGAGGAGCTATTCCAAGATTTCAAGGAAGCCGAGTACGGCTACGAGTTCAGCGCTTTAAACGATTACGTGTTCGTAAATATATCGGCCGATTGGTACGGCGGCGTGAGCGCTATATACAAGCCGGAAGCGGACGACCTTGAAAGCCCTTCGCATAAATATATAAGAGATCTAAGGATTCCCGACCCGTGGATGGTAGCGGGGGACGAACGCGTTATCGCGGATATAGCGGCGCTTTTCGACAAGGACCCGAAATTTAAAACGTTGGAGGGTTTGGAGCAGGCGGCGTATATAACGCTCTACCTTTTTTATTGGCATAACCTTTCTATATGCGGGGGTTACGAATTTGGAGAACCGCCCGAAGGCGTATATGTATGCGACGACCCGGCGGGGATATATAGGTCGAAGGTCTATTCTGCTATCAGTAGGGGTAGGGAAACTGATTGGGACCGCCGTGCTGGAGATTACCTCCGCGTTTTACCGAAGGGGGGAAAAGGGTATTTCATACTTCCCGATAAATTCGAATACTATTTTTATACTTGGGACTTTTATACCCGCCGATTACGTTTTTGGTTCTTCGGCCTTGATTACGACGGCCGTAATACGATAAAGGAAATTACAATAGGCTACATGTAATACTCTCTTCCTATTTAAATAAAGGCCCTTTATACATAGATAAGTAGTAATTCGGCGGCCGGCGTCAAGGCTGTTAGAGAATTGTTTACTTAAGCGGCGTTTAATCGTATAATGCCGCCGATTTTTTTTATGGCCCCCGTCCTCGAAATCGTAGACCTTACCAAAAGGTTCGGCGGCGTCACCGCCGTCGACGACTTGTCGTTCGCCGTCGCCGCGGGCGAGGTCTTCGGCTTCTTAGGCCGCAACGGCGCCGGCAAGACGACCACCATCAAGGTCGCGCTGGACCTGGTGAAGCCCACCGGCGGCGAGGTCCGCCTCTTCGGCGACGACTGGCGCGAGCCGGAGCTCCGGCGCCGCGTCGGCTACCTCCCCGAGTTCCCGGTGCGGTACCCGTACCTCACGCCGCGGCGGTACTTGCGATTCGCGGCGCGGCTCTTCGGCGTGACGCGAGCGGAGGCGGCGCGACGCGCCGACGAGCTAATCGCACAGGTCGAGCTCGAAGACGCGGCCGACCGCCGGATGGGCGGTTTCTCCAAGGGGATGCTGCAGCGCGTGGGCCTGGCGCAGGCGCTCGTTAATGAGCCCGACCTCCTCTTCCTGGACGAGCCCACCGCGGGCCTCGACCCGCTGGGCCACCACCTCGTCAAGGCGCTGGTCCGCGACTACGCCGCGCGCGGCAAGGCCGTCGTCGTGAGCTCCCACATCCTGGCCGAAATCGAGGCGCAGTGCTCGCGCGTCGGCATAATAGAAGAGGGCCGGCTGGTGGCCGAGGGTGACCTCGCGGAACTGCTCAAGCCCACCAACGTCGTGGAGGTAGAGCTGGAGGGGCCGGCGGCCGCGGCGCGCGAAGCTTTCGAGAAAATATCGAGCGCCGTCGACGCGACCGGCAATCGCTTCGCCCTGACGCTGTTGCCCGGCAAGGATTCTTCGGACGTTTCGAAGGCCGCGGCCTCGGCGGCCTGCGTCGTCACGGCCTTGACGACGCGCCGCCAGAGCCTGGAAGACCTGTTCGTGTCCGTGGTCGGCAAGGCCGGGGAGGAAGCGTCGGCGTGACCGTTTGGCTCGTAGCGTGGGAGTTTTTCAAGCGCGCGTTCGCGTCGCGGACGCTCGTCGTATTCGGCGTCGTCGGCATATTGTTCCTCATAGTGGCCGGGTGCCTCTTCGGCGCGCAGCTCTACAGCGGCAGCCACGTCTACGCCGCCG from the bacterium genome contains:
- a CDS encoding class I SAM-dependent methyltransferase, whose product is MLSKAEKEYVSSRGYWTLFKPLALFYRYQLELALTRALRREGVALEGKRLLEDGCERGNLLRLLVEMGASPGRCVGLDRDIEALRDGRAKTAAAVRFVRGDAAALPFRAGAFDVVFQSLLFSSLPPGEARERAAREIGRVLADGGVFVWYDFVERAKEGLPRGLELGEVRELFPGWRLATYKFGLRFRWVHFLVNKWRWLAETLASLGVARSHYVIIMRRP
- a CDS encoding ABC transporter ATP-binding protein — encoded protein: MAPVLEIVDLTKRFGGVTAVDDLSFAVAAGEVFGFLGRNGAGKTTTIKVALDLVKPTGGEVRLFGDDWREPELRRRVGYLPEFPVRYPYLTPRRYLRFAARLFGVTRAEAARRADELIAQVELEDAADRRMGGFSKGMLQRVGLAQALVNEPDLLFLDEPTAGLDPLGHHLVKALVRDYAARGKAVVVSSHILAEIEAQCSRVGIIEEGRLVAEGDLAELLKPTNVVEVELEGPAAAAREAFEKISSAVDATGNRFALTLLPGKDSSDVSKAAASAACVVTALTTRRQSLEDLFVSVVGKAGEEASA